In a single window of the Micromonospora inositola genome:
- the dacB gene encoding D-alanyl-D-alanine carboxypeptidase/D-alanyl-D-alanine endopeptidase, whose product MTVLAAVLVVVLAAVGLAVVRPGPVAGWLGGEAASPSASAQPSEPDPLAVLAGPDPNAPIPSADGVRAALDPLVRAAALGDRVNVSVADVTTGQALYGSGQDTPTVPASVTKLATAVTVLAARGPAYRIPTRAVAGATPGEVVIVGGGDPTLAVDKNGFYPGAARLDDLAAQVRKALGGTAPTRVTVDSSLFNGPVYEPGWDSDIPTGGFGAAITALMTDGARRDPEEARRTSEATNHAAERVPQPDLTAGRQFARLLGLSGDAAEVKRGKAPAAAAASAAAGAPAPGTELGKVESLPLVRLVDIMISESDNVIAETLARQVALARNKPASFAGGAAATDAVIGELGLPADEISLADGSGLSRTNRISPSLLTDLITLAGNGSHPELAAIFGGLPVGGWSGTLDDRYQAAVTKAGAGVVRAKTGTLSRVNAIAGLVTTADGRLLTFAVLTDQAPSDTLDQTRQALDRITTALAGCGCR is encoded by the coding sequence ATGACCGTGCTCGCCGCCGTGCTGGTCGTCGTGCTGGCCGCGGTCGGGCTGGCCGTGGTGCGGCCCGGGCCGGTGGCCGGCTGGCTGGGCGGCGAGGCCGCCTCGCCGTCGGCCAGCGCGCAGCCGTCCGAGCCCGACCCGCTGGCGGTGCTCGCCGGTCCGGACCCCAACGCCCCGATCCCGTCCGCCGACGGGGTCCGCGCCGCGCTCGACCCGCTGGTCCGCGCGGCGGCCCTCGGCGACCGGGTGAACGTGTCGGTGGCCGACGTGACCACCGGCCAGGCGCTGTACGGCAGTGGCCAGGACACGCCCACGGTGCCCGCCTCGGTGACCAAGCTGGCGACCGCGGTGACCGTGCTGGCCGCCCGGGGGCCCGCGTACCGGATCCCCACCCGCGCGGTGGCCGGCGCGACCCCCGGCGAGGTGGTCATCGTCGGCGGCGGCGACCCGACCCTGGCCGTGGACAAGAACGGCTTCTACCCGGGCGCGGCCCGGCTGGACGACCTGGCCGCCCAGGTACGCAAGGCGCTGGGCGGCACCGCGCCGACCCGGGTCACCGTCGACTCGTCCCTGTTCAACGGCCCGGTGTACGAGCCGGGCTGGGATTCGGACATTCCGACCGGCGGCTTCGGCGCGGCGATCACCGCGCTGATGACCGACGGTGCCCGCCGGGACCCGGAGGAGGCGCGCAGGACCTCCGAGGCCACCAACCACGCCGCCGAGCGGGTGCCCCAGCCGGACCTGACCGCCGGCCGGCAGTTCGCCCGGCTGCTCGGGCTCTCCGGGGACGCCGCCGAGGTGAAGCGGGGCAAGGCGCCCGCCGCCGCCGCGGCGAGCGCGGCGGCCGGAGCGCCGGCGCCCGGGACCGAGCTCGGCAAGGTCGAGTCGCTGCCGCTGGTCCGGCTGGTCGACATCATGATCAGCGAGAGCGACAACGTGATCGCCGAGACGCTGGCCCGCCAGGTGGCACTCGCTCGGAACAAGCCGGCCTCCTTCGCCGGTGGCGCCGCGGCGACCGACGCGGTGATCGGCGAGCTGGGGCTGCCGGCCGACGAGATCAGCCTCGCCGACGGCAGCGGCCTGTCCCGGACCAACCGGATCAGCCCGTCGCTGCTGACCGACCTGATCACCCTCGCCGGCAACGGCAGTCACCCCGAACTCGCGGCGATCTTCGGGGGCCTGCCGGTGGGCGGCTGGTCCGGCACCCTCGACGACCGCTACCAGGCGGCGGTGACCAAGGCCGGGGCGGGCGTGGTCCGCGCCAAGACCGGGACGCTGTCCCGGGTCAACGCCATCGCCGGGCTGGTCACCACGGCCGACGGCCGGTTGCTGACGTTCGCGGTGCTGACCGACCAGGCCCCGTCGGACACCCTGGACCAGACCCGTCAGGCCCTTGACCGGATCACCACCGCGCTGGCCGGCTGCGGCTGCCGCTGA
- a CDS encoding zinc-dependent metalloprotease: protein MAQFVDWDLAAATAGALGKSGPRVSYAEATDVVGELRRLTEEAAGHVADYTGLRSQVAHPPVKVVDRRDWAAANIAGLREVITPLVNRLSGDKRPGPLTEAIGSRLTGVQAGSVLAYLSGRVLGQYEVFSGDPGQLLLVAPNIVEVERKLGADPRDFRLWVCLHEVTHRTQFTAVPWMRAYFLGEVQAFVDASQGGEHLLERLRRGVATLSDAVKDPESRASVLDIVQTPAQRAVLDRLTALMTLLEGHAEFVMDGVGPQVIPSVESIRAAFNRRRESGNPLEKAIRRLLGIEVKMRQYAEGRKFVHGVVERVGMEGFNKIFGSPLTLPRLEELGDPDAWVARVHGPTAATPSAG from the coding sequence ATGGCGCAGTTCGTGGACTGGGATCTGGCCGCCGCGACCGCGGGGGCGCTGGGCAAGTCGGGCCCCCGGGTGTCGTACGCCGAGGCCACCGACGTGGTCGGCGAGCTGCGGCGACTGACCGAGGAGGCGGCCGGGCACGTCGCCGACTACACCGGGCTGCGCTCGCAGGTGGCCCACCCGCCGGTGAAGGTGGTGGACCGCCGGGACTGGGCGGCCGCCAACATCGCCGGGCTGCGTGAGGTGATCACCCCGTTGGTGAACCGGCTCTCCGGGGACAAGCGGCCCGGACCGCTGACCGAGGCGATCGGCTCCCGGCTGACCGGGGTGCAGGCCGGCAGCGTGCTGGCCTACCTCTCCGGCCGGGTCCTCGGCCAGTACGAGGTCTTCTCCGGCGACCCCGGCCAGTTGCTGCTGGTGGCGCCGAACATCGTCGAGGTGGAGCGGAAGCTGGGGGCCGACCCCCGGGACTTCCGGCTCTGGGTCTGCCTGCACGAGGTGACCCACCGGACGCAGTTCACCGCCGTGCCGTGGATGCGGGCGTACTTCCTCGGCGAGGTGCAGGCGTTCGTCGACGCCTCGCAGGGCGGCGAGCACCTGCTGGAGCGGCTGCGGCGTGGCGTGGCCACCCTCTCCGACGCCGTGAAGGACCCGGAGAGCCGGGCCAGCGTGCTGGACATCGTGCAGACCCCCGCCCAGCGGGCGGTGCTCGACCGGCTCACCGCGCTGATGACCCTGCTGGAGGGGCACGCCGAGTTCGTGATGGACGGCGTCGGCCCGCAGGTGATCCCGAGCGTCGAGTCGATCCGGGCCGCGTTCAACCGGCGCCGCGAGTCCGGCAACCCGCTGGAGAAGGCGATTCGCCGGCTGCTCGGCATCGAGGTCAAGATGCGGCAGTACGCCGAGGGCCGCAAGTTCGTGCACGGCGTGGTGGAGCGGGTCGGCATGGAGGGCTTCAACAAGATCTTCGGCTCGCCGCTGACCCTGCCCCGGCTGGAGGAGCTGGGCGACCCGGACGCCTGGGTGGCCCGGGTGCACGGGCCGACCGCGGCGACCCCGAGCGCCGGCTGA
- the tilS gene encoding tRNA lysidine(34) synthetase TilS, whose protein sequence is MAALAPPVAAVRVAVRRALAGLTGDGPVLVACSGGADSLALAAATAFVAPRLNRRAGLVTVDHGLQPGSAERADAVARWAAGVGLDPVDAVSVTVAGRPGGPEAAAREARYPALVAAARRHDAAALLLGHTRDDQAETVLLALARGAGPRGLAGMPERRELDAVPLLRPLLDVGRDATRKACAALGLTPWEDPHNADPAYARARVRSDVLPALVRALGPGVLDNLARTARLIAADTAALDELAAAALAAARSPGGGLAVDTLAALPPAVRTRVLHAWARELGASPAALSHRHVTALDALVTQWHGQGAVHLPGGLRVSRHEDRLTIVDRR, encoded by the coding sequence GTGGCCGCGCTCGCCCCGCCGGTCGCCGCGGTCCGGGTCGCGGTCCGTCGGGCGCTGGCAGGGTTGACCGGGGACGGGCCGGTCCTGGTCGCCTGCTCCGGCGGCGCCGACTCGCTCGCCCTGGCGGCCGCCACCGCCTTCGTCGCCCCTCGGCTGAATCGACGGGCCGGCCTGGTGACCGTGGACCACGGCCTGCAACCCGGCTCGGCCGAGCGGGCCGACGCGGTGGCCCGGTGGGCCGCCGGGGTCGGTCTGGACCCGGTCGACGCCGTTTCGGTGACCGTCGCCGGAAGGCCGGGCGGCCCCGAGGCAGCCGCCCGGGAGGCGCGCTACCCGGCCCTCGTCGCCGCCGCCCGCCGGCACGACGCCGCCGCACTGCTGCTCGGCCACACCCGCGACGACCAGGCCGAGACCGTGCTGCTCGCGCTGGCCCGGGGCGCCGGACCGAGGGGCCTCGCCGGGATGCCGGAGCGTCGGGAGCTGGACGCCGTGCCGCTGCTCCGTCCGCTGCTGGACGTCGGCCGGGACGCCACCCGCAAGGCCTGCGCCGCGCTGGGGCTCACCCCGTGGGAGGACCCGCACAACGCCGACCCGGCGTACGCCCGGGCGCGGGTCCGCTCCGACGTGCTGCCGGCGCTGGTCCGGGCGCTCGGCCCCGGGGTGCTGGACAACCTCGCCCGGACCGCCCGGCTGATCGCCGCGGACACGGCCGCCCTGGACGAGCTCGCCGCCGCCGCGCTCGCCGCCGCCCGGTCCCCCGGGGGTGGGCTCGCGGTCGACACGTTGGCCGCGCTGCCGCCGGCGGTACGCACCCGTGTGCTGCACGCCTGGGCCCGGGAACTGGGCGCGTCGCCGGCCGCGCTGTCGCACCGGCACGTCACCGCGCTGGACGCCCTGGTGACGCAGTGGCACGGGCAGGGCGCGGTCCACCTGCCCGGCGGGCTGCGCGTGTCCCGCCACGAGGACCGGCTCACCATCGTCGATCGCCGCTGA
- a CDS encoding gamma-glutamyltransferase family protein, which translates to MAYPRQPLFAPNGAVATSQPLAAAAGLAVLRRGGNAVDAALATAITLTVVQPPSNDIGGDLFAIVWDGERLHGLNASGRSPAALTREMVLVATDRRGATPVDALGGAQAQGPAMPARGWLPVTVPGAPAGWRDLHERFGSLPFADLFTDAIGYAERGYPVAAGTAATWARAVAAPGPAGAEYAEFDRVFTVDGRAPRPGERWRNPDAAGTLRRIAATGAADFYQGRIAAEIDAHAARTGGLITGDDLARHASTWVDPVSVRYRGHEVWELPPNGQGVAALLALNILDGVDLAALSPAERLHWQIEAVKLGFADAHAYVADPERVPVPTAALLDPGYAAARRALLTDRAGDPVAGDPERGGTVYLCTADSGGMMVSLIQSTYLAFGSRVVLPGHGFALQNRGTGFRLDPTHPNVVGPARRPFHTIIPGFLTRDGAPVGPFGVMGGHMQPQGHVQLVSATLDAGRDPQAALDTPRWYWHAGRSVLVEPALGAEQDLVAGLRARGHEVTVAAEPAVFGYGQAIWRHPAGGYVAGSESRVDGAMLGW; encoded by the coding sequence ATGGCGTACCCCCGACAGCCGCTCTTCGCCCCGAACGGTGCCGTCGCGACCAGCCAGCCGCTCGCGGCGGCCGCGGGCCTGGCCGTGCTGCGGCGCGGCGGCAACGCCGTCGACGCCGCGCTGGCCACCGCGATCACCCTGACCGTCGTGCAGCCGCCCTCGAACGACATCGGCGGCGACCTCTTCGCCATCGTTTGGGACGGCGAGCGACTGCACGGGCTGAACGCCTCCGGCCGCTCGCCGGCGGCGCTGACCCGCGAGATGGTGCTGGTCGCGACCGACCGGCGGGGCGCGACGCCGGTCGACGCCCTCGGCGGCGCGCAGGCGCAGGGGCCGGCCATGCCGGCCCGGGGCTGGCTGCCGGTGACCGTGCCGGGCGCGCCGGCCGGCTGGCGGGACCTGCACGAACGGTTCGGCTCGCTGCCCTTCGCCGACCTCTTCACCGACGCGATCGGCTACGCCGAGCGCGGCTACCCGGTCGCCGCCGGCACCGCCGCGACCTGGGCCCGCGCGGTCGCCGCGCCCGGGCCGGCGGGCGCGGAGTACGCGGAGTTCGACCGCGTGTTCACGGTGGACGGGCGGGCGCCCCGCCCCGGTGAGCGGTGGCGCAACCCGGACGCGGCCGGGACGCTGCGGCGGATCGCCGCGACCGGCGCGGCCGACTTCTACCAGGGTCGGATCGCGGCGGAGATCGACGCGCACGCCGCCCGGACCGGCGGGCTGATCACCGGCGACGACCTGGCCCGGCACGCCTCCACCTGGGTCGACCCGGTGAGCGTCCGGTACCGGGGGCATGAGGTGTGGGAGCTGCCGCCGAACGGGCAGGGGGTGGCGGCGCTGCTGGCGCTGAACATCCTCGACGGGGTGGACCTGGCCGCGCTGTCGCCCGCGGAGCGGCTGCACTGGCAGATCGAGGCGGTGAAGCTCGGTTTCGCCGACGCGCACGCGTACGTCGCCGATCCCGAGCGCGTGCCGGTGCCGACGGCGGCGCTGCTCGACCCCGGGTACGCGGCGGCCCGGCGGGCCCTGCTCACCGACCGGGCCGGTGATCCGGTGGCCGGCGACCCGGAGCGGGGCGGCACCGTCTACCTCTGCACCGCCGACTCCGGCGGCATGATGGTCAGCCTGATCCAGTCGACCTACCTGGCCTTCGGCTCGCGGGTGGTGCTGCCCGGCCACGGCTTCGCGCTGCAGAACCGGGGCACCGGGTTCCGCCTCGACCCGACGCACCCGAACGTGGTGGGGCCGGCCAGGCGTCCGTTCCACACCATCATCCCGGGCTTCCTGACCCGGGACGGCGCGCCGGTCGGGCCGTTCGGGGTGATGGGCGGGCACATGCAGCCGCAGGGGCACGTCCAGTTGGTCTCGGCCACGCTGGACGCCGGGCGGGATCCGCAGGCCGCCCTGGACACCCCGCGCTGGTACTGGCACGCCGGGCGTTCGGTGCTGGTCGAGCCGGCGCTGGGAGCGGAGCAGGATCTGGTCGCCGGCCTGCGGGCCCGGGGGCACGAGGTCACCGTCGCGGCGGAGCCGGCCGTCTTCGGGTACGGGCAGGCGATCTGGCGGCACCCGGCCGGCGGGTACGTGGCCGGCTCGGAGTCCCGGGTGGACGGGGCGATGCTGGGCTGGTGA
- a CDS encoding GlxA family transcriptional regulator has product MLRSVAVIALEEVAAFELGVLAEVFGTDRTADGFPGYRFAVCTVDGGPVRSRSGFLLTPHADLAPVEDADLVAVPAHAAGTSVPAPVLDALRRAADRGAWLLSVCSGAFVLGEAGLLDGRDCTTHWRHVDDLQGRFPAAKVQCNSLYVQDGKLLTSAGTAAGIDACLHLVRQEHGSATATRLARRMVVPPHRDGGQSQYVEAPIPKAAEAPTLEPVLEWLMGHLDRAVTVEELAARAGMAPRTFARRFRAETGTTPHDWLTNQRVLLARRLLEETRLSVETVADHAGFGDAAALRHQFTRRVGTTPHAYRTTFRERAQV; this is encoded by the coding sequence ATGCTGCGTTCGGTCGCCGTCATCGCGCTGGAAGAGGTCGCCGCCTTCGAACTCGGCGTCCTGGCGGAGGTGTTCGGCACCGACCGGACCGCCGACGGCTTCCCGGGCTACCGATTCGCCGTCTGCACCGTCGACGGTGGCCCGGTGCGCAGCCGCTCGGGCTTCCTGCTCACCCCGCACGCCGACCTCGCCCCGGTCGAGGACGCCGACCTGGTCGCCGTGCCTGCGCACGCCGCGGGGACGAGCGTCCCCGCCCCGGTGCTCGACGCGCTGCGCCGGGCCGCCGACCGGGGGGCGTGGCTGCTCAGCGTCTGCTCCGGCGCATTCGTGCTCGGCGAGGCGGGGCTGCTCGACGGGCGGGACTGCACCACCCACTGGCGGCACGTCGACGACCTGCAAGGGCGCTTCCCGGCGGCGAAGGTCCAGTGCAACTCGCTCTACGTCCAGGACGGCAAGCTGCTCACCAGCGCCGGCACCGCCGCCGGGATCGACGCCTGCCTGCACCTGGTCCGGCAGGAGCACGGCTCGGCGACGGCCACCCGGCTGGCCCGCCGGATGGTCGTCCCGCCGCACCGCGACGGCGGCCAGTCCCAGTACGTCGAGGCGCCGATCCCGAAGGCGGCGGAGGCGCCCACCCTGGAGCCGGTGCTGGAATGGCTGATGGGCCACCTGGACCGGGCGGTGACCGTGGAGGAACTGGCTGCGCGGGCCGGCATGGCGCCGCGTACCTTCGCCCGCCGGTTCCGGGCCGAGACCGGCACCACCCCGCACGACTGGCTGACCAACCAGCGGGTGCTGCTGGCCCGGCGGCTGCTGGAGGAGACCCGGCTGAGCGTGGAGACCGTGGCCGACCACGCCGGCTTCGGCGACGCGGCGGCGCTGCGGCACCAGTTCACCCGCCGGGTCGGCACCACCCCGCACGCGTACCGGACGACCTTCCGGGAACGCGCCCAGGTCTGA
- the hpt gene encoding hypoxanthine phosphoribosyltransferase, producing MADGSWYDADIDHVIISEAQIREKTAELAKQISADYAHIEDGLLLVCVLKGAVMFMADFARALGRQGPPAELEFMAISSYGQGTTSSGVVRILKDLDRDIAGRHVVVVEDIVDSGLTLSWLLRYLESRSAASVEVVALFRKPDAVKVSVPVKYVGFDIPTEFVVGYGLDFGERYRELPYVGVLKPEVYARA from the coding sequence ATGGCTGACGGCTCCTGGTACGACGCCGACATCGACCACGTGATCATTTCCGAGGCGCAGATCCGCGAGAAGACCGCGGAGCTGGCCAAGCAGATCTCGGCGGACTACGCGCACATCGAGGATGGACTCCTGCTCGTCTGCGTCCTCAAGGGCGCGGTCATGTTCATGGCCGACTTCGCCCGGGCGCTCGGCCGCCAGGGTCCCCCCGCCGAGCTGGAGTTCATGGCCATCTCCTCGTACGGCCAGGGCACCACCTCCTCCGGGGTCGTCCGGATCCTCAAGGACCTGGACCGCGACATCGCCGGCCGGCACGTGGTGGTCGTCGAGGACATCGTCGACTCCGGCCTCACCCTCTCCTGGCTGCTGCGCTACCTGGAGTCCCGCTCGGCGGCGAGCGTCGAGGTGGTCGCCCTGTTCCGCAAGCCGGACGCGGTCAAGGTGTCGGTCCCGGTCAAGTACGTCGGCTTCGACATCCCGACCGAGTTCGTCGTCGGCTACGGCCTCGACTTCGGCGAGCGGTACCGGGAACTCCCCTACGTCGGCGTGCTCAAGCCCGAGGTCTACGCCCGCGCCTGA
- the ftsH gene encoding ATP-dependent zinc metalloprotease FtsH, which yields MERTRFFRRPVVWIILVILGAVVLSQLFTAGPSYHRVDTSVALDQLHTAKIDKAVFQDKEQTLQLDLAQKTKFGETTTDKIEAQFPYQAGDQVWNEVLAAKAADRVTGPADTKVSSDSVWVSLLVNLLPIALLVLLLLFFMSQMQGGGSRVLNFGKSKAKMITKDTPKTTFADVAGADEAVEELHEIKDFLQNPAKYQALGAKIPKGVLLFGPPGTGKTLLARAVAGEAGVPFYSISGSDFVEMFVGVGASRVRDLFEQAKSNAPAIVFVDEIDAVGRHRGAGMGGGHDEREQTLNQLLVEMDGFDVKGGVILIAATNRPDILDPALLRPGRFDRQIPVDAPDMEGRKAILRVHAKGKPFTPDVDLDAVARRTPGFSGADLANVINESALLTARKEQRAISNDSLEESIDRVIAGPQRRTRVMSDQEKKITAYHEGGHALVAWALPHAAPVHKVTILSRGRSLGHTLVLPTEDKYTQTRAEMIDTLAYALGGRAAEELVFHEPTTGAGNDIEKATQLARAMITQYGMSSKLGAIKYGTSGDEPFLGRNMGHERDYSDSVAAEIDGEMRALVELAHDEAWEILVEYRDVLDNMVLELMERETLSTADMARICARVVKRPPMAPYHGFGKRQPSTEPPVLTPAEKEKLKAQAQADGASVGGSSNNSDGTH from the coding sequence ATGGAACGTACGCGTTTCTTCCGCCGACCGGTGGTCTGGATCATCCTGGTCATCCTCGGCGCCGTTGTGCTCAGTCAGTTGTTCACCGCTGGTCCCAGCTACCACCGGGTGGACACTTCCGTTGCGCTCGACCAGCTCCACACGGCCAAGATCGACAAGGCGGTCTTCCAGGACAAGGAGCAGACGCTCCAGCTCGACCTGGCGCAGAAGACCAAGTTCGGTGAGACCACCACCGACAAGATCGAGGCGCAGTTCCCGTACCAGGCCGGCGACCAGGTCTGGAACGAGGTACTGGCCGCCAAGGCCGCGGACCGGGTCACCGGCCCGGCCGACACCAAGGTCTCCTCGGACAGCGTCTGGGTGAGCCTGCTGGTCAACCTGCTCCCCATCGCCCTGCTGGTGCTCCTGCTGCTCTTCTTCATGTCGCAGATGCAGGGCGGCGGCTCCCGGGTGCTCAACTTCGGCAAGTCCAAGGCGAAGATGATCACCAAGGACACGCCGAAGACCACCTTCGCGGACGTGGCCGGGGCCGACGAGGCCGTCGAGGAGCTGCACGAGATCAAGGATTTCCTGCAGAACCCGGCGAAGTACCAGGCCCTGGGCGCCAAGATCCCGAAGGGCGTGCTGCTCTTCGGCCCGCCCGGTACCGGTAAGACCCTGCTCGCCCGGGCCGTCGCCGGCGAGGCCGGCGTGCCTTTCTACTCGATCTCCGGCTCGGACTTCGTGGAGATGTTCGTCGGTGTCGGCGCCAGCCGGGTCCGCGACCTCTTCGAGCAGGCCAAGTCGAACGCCCCGGCGATCGTCTTCGTCGACGAGATCGACGCCGTCGGCCGGCACCGTGGCGCCGGCATGGGCGGCGGCCACGACGAGCGCGAGCAGACCCTCAACCAGCTGCTCGTCGAGATGGACGGCTTCGACGTCAAGGGCGGCGTCATCCTGATCGCCGCCACCAACCGGCCGGACATCCTCGACCCGGCGCTGCTGCGCCCGGGCCGCTTCGACCGGCAGATCCCGGTGGACGCTCCCGACATGGAGGGCCGCAAGGCGATCCTGCGGGTGCACGCCAAGGGCAAGCCGTTCACGCCCGACGTCGACCTCGACGCGGTCGCCCGGCGGACCCCCGGCTTCAGCGGCGCCGACCTCGCCAACGTGATCAACGAGTCCGCGCTGCTCACCGCGCGCAAGGAGCAGCGGGCGATCTCCAACGACTCGCTCGAGGAGTCGATCGACCGGGTGATCGCCGGTCCGCAGCGCCGGACCCGGGTGATGAGCGACCAGGAAAAGAAGATCACCGCGTACCACGAGGGTGGGCACGCGCTGGTCGCCTGGGCGCTGCCGCACGCCGCGCCGGTGCACAAGGTGACGATCCTGTCCCGTGGCCGCTCGCTGGGCCACACCCTGGTCCTGCCGACCGAGGACAAGTACACCCAGACCCGGGCCGAGATGATCGACACCCTGGCGTACGCGCTGGGCGGCCGGGCCGCGGAGGAGCTGGTCTTCCACGAGCCCACCACGGGCGCCGGCAACGACATCGAGAAGGCCACCCAGCTGGCCCGCGCGATGATCACCCAGTACGGCATGAGCTCCAAGCTCGGTGCGATCAAGTACGGCACCAGCGGCGACGAGCCGTTCCTCGGCCGCAACATGGGCCACGAGCGGGACTACTCCGACTCGGTGGCCGCCGAGATCGACGGCGAGATGCGGGCGCTGGTCGAGCTGGCCCACGACGAGGCCTGGGAGATCCTGGTCGAGTACCGGGACGTGCTGGACAACATGGTCCTGGAGCTGATGGAGAGGGAAACCCTCTCCACCGCCGACATGGCCCGGATCTGCGCCCGGGTGGTGAAGCGGCCGCCGATGGCGCCTTACCACGGCTTCGGCAAGCGCCAGCCCTCCACCGAGCCGCCGGTGCTCACCCCGGCCGAGAAGGAGAAGCTCAAGGCTCAGGCGCAGGCCGACGGCGCGTCGGTCGGCGGCTCCTCGAACAACTCGGACGGTACCCACTGA
- the folE gene encoding GTP cyclohydrolase I FolE, producing the protein MAASSTEPDGDEALDYVAARLISGKLTGRPVEETMDLARIEKAVREILIAVGEDPDRDGLQQTPARVARAYAELFAGLRVDPAQVLSTTFEANHEELVLVRDIDMMSLCEHHLLPFRGSAHIGYIPGPDGRITGLSKLARLVEVFARRPQVQERLTSQIADLLMSKLEPRGVIVVLECEHMCMAMRGIQKSGAKTITSAVRGVLQRDAKSRAEAMSLIIPR; encoded by the coding sequence CTGGCCGCCTCGTCGACCGAGCCCGACGGTGACGAGGCGCTCGACTACGTCGCCGCCCGACTGATCAGCGGCAAGCTCACCGGCCGGCCGGTCGAGGAGACCATGGACCTGGCCCGGATCGAGAAGGCCGTCCGCGAGATCCTCATCGCGGTCGGCGAGGACCCGGACCGGGACGGTCTCCAGCAGACGCCCGCCCGGGTCGCCCGCGCGTACGCCGAACTCTTCGCCGGGCTCCGGGTCGATCCGGCCCAGGTGCTCAGCACCACCTTCGAGGCCAACCACGAGGAGCTGGTACTCGTCCGGGACATCGACATGATGAGCCTCTGCGAGCACCACCTGCTCCCGTTCCGGGGCAGCGCGCACATCGGCTACATCCCCGGGCCGGACGGCCGGATCACCGGCCTGTCCAAGCTGGCCCGGCTGGTCGAGGTCTTCGCCCGCCGCCCCCAGGTGCAGGAGCGGCTCACCTCGCAGATCGCCGACCTGCTGATGAGCAAGCTGGAACCGCGCGGCGTCATCGTCGTACTCGAGTGCGAGCACATGTGCATGGCGATGCGCGGCATCCAGAAGAGCGGGGCCAAGACCATCACCTCGGCCGTCCGCGGCGTGCTCCAGCGCGACGCGAAGTCCCGCGCCGAGGCGATGTCCCTGATCATCCCCCGCTGA